The following coding sequences are from one bacterium SCSIO 12741 window:
- the crcB gene encoding fluoride efflux transporter CrcB: protein MSWTSILLVFLGGGLGSVSRYLVAWLISQRFESVYSIGTLTVNIVGSLLLGLVVGGLSKYQLTNHHLSYLLAIGFCGGFTTFSTFSYENALLLKAGQYGPFALYAGGSLILGIGALMLGLLLTKWV from the coding sequence ATGAGCTGGACTAGTATTCTATTGGTTTTCCTCGGCGGAGGTTTAGGAAGTGTGAGCCGCTATTTGGTGGCCTGGCTGATTAGTCAGCGCTTCGAATCGGTGTACTCCATTGGAACGCTAACCGTCAATATTGTGGGTAGTTTACTTCTGGGTTTAGTGGTTGGAGGGCTCAGTAAATATCAATTGACCAATCACCATCTTTCCTATTTATTGGCCATCGGATTTTGCGGTGGATTTACCACCTTCTCAACGTTTAGCTACGAAAATGCTCTTTTACTCAAAGCAGGGCAGTATGGGCCATTTGCCCTGTATGCGGGCGGCTCTTTGATTCTCGGTATAGGAGCCTTGATGCTGGGCTTGTTGCTTACGAAGTGGGTTTAG
- a CDS encoding T9SS type A sorting domain-containing protein, whose amino-acid sequence MKKKLVFTLLVFLGLTAVIVKANHKNGKQGKATPHQVKVTIVEDNNGQINKSEEIVDVTERGDLQKYLKSKNIDLKEMEVYKKGGGHGEMRRMHSRHDVWVFNRSGDHPKSHVMVIAEADDDNFEGAIEEKVMIQKIEIHDDEGEVENQEIRVEKTVDDDGNVTVKKYVNGKEVDPDTKVFHPRSKVKMMEDGEEMEIIVETSDEEEPKTIKIKKEVGDDGEVKVYKSVNGSEFKEVQRGEHKRMRWEEKGRQHPGFAARSKDGSTMVFVTPVKDESSAKTGQVMSTEQTLELNEVKFYPNPSSGKFSLSFNTPQEGSVKITVTDLQGKEVMTQEFKNWNGTQEFELNESEAGMYLVKIEQNGQVYSHRLVIH is encoded by the coding sequence ATGAAAAAGAAATTAGTATTTACCCTGTTGGTCTTTCTTGGATTAACAGCAGTTATTGTGAAAGCGAATCACAAAAATGGGAAACAAGGAAAAGCAACTCCTCACCAGGTAAAAGTGACTATTGTAGAAGATAACAATGGACAAATTAACAAATCGGAGGAGATTGTTGATGTAACCGAACGCGGCGATCTACAGAAGTACTTGAAGTCAAAAAACATTGACCTCAAAGAAATGGAGGTGTATAAAAAAGGTGGTGGCCATGGAGAAATGCGCCGGATGCATTCTCGTCATGACGTGTGGGTATTTAACCGCTCAGGCGACCACCCCAAAAGTCATGTAATGGTAATTGCGGAAGCCGATGACGACAACTTTGAAGGAGCCATTGAAGAAAAGGTGATGATTCAAAAAATCGAAATTCACGATGATGAAGGCGAAGTAGAAAATCAGGAAATCCGGGTTGAAAAAACAGTAGACGACGATGGCAATGTAACTGTAAAGAAATACGTCAATGGAAAAGAAGTAGATCCTGACACGAAAGTATTTCACCCACGTTCCAAGGTGAAGATGATGGAAGACGGAGAAGAAATGGAAATCATTGTTGAAACTTCGGATGAGGAAGAGCCTAAAACCATCAAAATCAAAAAAGAAGTAGGCGACGATGGCGAGGTTAAAGTGTACAAGTCTGTAAATGGAAGTGAATTTAAAGAAGTGCAACGTGGTGAACACAAGCGTATGAGATGGGAAGAAAAAGGTCGCCAGCACCCTGGATTTGCCGCCCGCTCAAAAGACGGATCTACCATGGTATTTGTGACCCCCGTTAAAGACGAAAGCAGCGCTAAAACGGGCCAAGTTATGAGCACTGAGCAAACCTTAGAACTTAACGAAGTAAAATTTTACCCCAATCCGAGTTCAGGAAAATTCTCCCTGAGCTTTAACACTCCACAGGAAGGCTCGGTAAAAATCACCGTAACCGATCTCCAGGGAAAAGAAGTAATGACCCAAGAATTTAAAAATTGGAACGGCACACAAGAATTTGAATTGAACGAATCGGAAGCCGGAATGTACCTGGTAAAGATTGAGCAAAACGGCCAGGTTTATTCCCACCGGTTGGTCATTCATTGA
- a CDS encoding UDP-glucose/GDP-mannose dehydrogenase family protein — MKVAVVGTGYVGLVTGTCLAETGNEVICVDIDEKKVDQMKNGQIPIYEPGLEALFERNISQGRLSFTTNLKEAVDESLFIFLALPTPPGEDGSADLSYVLGVAEELGKIMTEYKVVIDKSTVPVGTAEKVTAAIQKNTTVEFDVVSNPEFLREGFAVEDFMKPDRVVVGTSSDRARDHMGHLYKPFVRQGNPILYMDEKSAELTKYAANAFLATKITFMNEIANVCEKVGANVDEVRIGIGADSRIGRRFLFPGIGYGGSCFPKDVQALSKSSIEADYDFRILNSVMEVNQKQKTILIPRILDHFGGDLKGKKIAVWGLAFKPNTDDIREAPSLYNIEKLLEAGADVTAFDPEAMENVKGVLGDKINYASNQYEALVGADALLICTEWQVFRTPDFSKMETELSSKLIFDGRNLYEQEEMKELGYEYHSIGR; from the coding sequence ATGAAAGTAGCAGTAGTTGGAACCGGATATGTTGGATTGGTTACTGGAACCTGTCTGGCAGAAACGGGCAATGAAGTTATTTGCGTCGACATTGACGAAAAGAAAGTCGATCAAATGAAAAATGGTCAAATCCCGATTTACGAACCGGGATTAGAGGCCTTGTTTGAACGGAACATTTCTCAAGGAAGACTCTCGTTTACCACAAACTTGAAAGAAGCGGTTGACGAATCTCTTTTCATCTTCCTGGCTTTGCCAACACCTCCGGGAGAAGATGGATCAGCTGACCTGTCCTACGTTTTGGGCGTGGCTGAGGAGCTTGGAAAAATCATGACCGAATACAAAGTGGTTATTGATAAAAGTACTGTTCCCGTTGGTACGGCTGAAAAAGTAACCGCCGCCATCCAAAAGAATACAACCGTAGAGTTTGACGTAGTTTCAAATCCTGAATTTTTGCGCGAAGGATTCGCCGTAGAAGATTTTATGAAACCGGATCGTGTAGTAGTTGGAACCAGTTCTGACCGCGCACGTGACCACATGGGGCATTTGTACAAGCCTTTCGTTCGTCAAGGAAATCCAATCCTTTACATGGACGAAAAGTCGGCAGAGTTGACCAAGTACGCTGCCAACGCCTTTTTGGCAACCAAGATTACCTTCATGAATGAAATCGCCAATGTGTGCGAGAAGGTAGGTGCCAATGTTGACGAAGTTCGTATTGGAATTGGAGCAGATTCTCGTATTGGTCGCCGTTTCCTTTTCCCTGGAATAGGATATGGTGGTAGCTGCTTCCCCAAAGATGTTCAAGCGCTAAGCAAGTCTTCTATTGAGGCCGACTACGATTTCCGGATTCTGAACTCGGTAATGGAAGTCAACCAAAAGCAAAAAACCATTTTGATACCACGTATTTTGGATCACTTTGGTGGTGACTTAAAAGGAAAAAAGATTGCGGTTTGGGGATTGGCCTTTAAGCCTAACACGGATGACATTCGTGAAGCCCCATCACTTTACAACATAGAAAAACTTCTTGAAGCTGGTGCTGATGTTACCGCCTTTGACCCAGAAGCCATGGAAAATGTGAAGGGTGTTTTAGGCGACAAGATTAACTATGCTTCCAATCAATATGAAGCTTTAGTAGGTGCAGACGCATTATTGATCTGTACTGAATGGCAAGTTTTCAGAACTCCGGATTTCTCCAAAATGGAAACCGAGCTCAGTTCAAAACTTATTTTTGATGGAAGGAACTTGTACGAGCAAGAAGAGATGAAAGAATTAGGTTACGAGTACCACAGTATTGGCCGATAA
- a CDS encoding response regulator transcription factor: MAEKGKLLLVEDEPNLGSVLSNYLKLSGYEVVWAKNGQEGLKHFDPELVDLCLLDVMMPEMDGFTLAREIRKTSPDVPVLFITAKSMKEDILEGYQIGADDYITKPFDTEVLLAKIEAFLRRKGMGKEPEHCQIGIYRYTPKFRELHGPEGNQVLSPKEGALLGLFCQHINDILTREKALRTIWGDDNYFTTRSMDVYITKLRKYLRADPNIEIINIHSNGYMLKIH, encoded by the coding sequence ATGGCTGAAAAGGGAAAACTATTACTGGTAGAGGATGAGCCCAACTTAGGATCTGTTTTGAGTAACTATCTAAAGCTTTCAGGCTATGAGGTGGTGTGGGCAAAAAATGGACAAGAAGGGCTTAAGCATTTTGATCCTGAGCTGGTTGATCTGTGCTTGCTCGATGTGATGATGCCTGAAATGGATGGTTTTACCCTGGCTCGTGAAATTCGAAAAACTTCCCCCGATGTGCCTGTTCTGTTTATTACCGCCAAATCCATGAAGGAGGATATTTTGGAAGGCTACCAGATCGGAGCAGACGATTACATTACCAAACCCTTTGATACGGAAGTTTTGTTGGCCAAGATTGAAGCCTTCCTCCGAAGAAAGGGAATGGGTAAAGAACCGGAGCATTGTCAAATTGGAATCTACCGTTATACGCCTAAGTTCCGAGAACTGCACGGCCCAGAAGGTAACCAGGTGTTGTCTCCCAAAGAAGGGGCATTGCTGGGATTATTTTGCCAGCACATCAACGATATTTTGACCCGGGAAAAGGCTTTGAGAACCATTTGGGGCGACGACAATTATTTTACCACCAGAAGCATGGATGTTTACATTACCAAACTGCGTAAATATCTCAGAGCCGATCCAAACATTGAGATCATTAATATCCATTCCAATGGATATATGCTTAAAATCCACTGA
- a CDS encoding SDR family oxidoreductase, with protein MERVLITGAAGFLGSHLCDRFIKEGYHVIGMDNLITGDKSNIEHLFPLKNFEFYHHDVSKYVHIPGDLKYILHFASPASPIDYLKIPIQTLKVGSLGTHNLLGLAKAKKATILVASTSEIYGDPTVHPQTESYWGNVNPVGPRGVYDEAKRFQEAMTMAYHTFHGVDTRIVRIFNTYGPRMRLNDGRVLPAFIGQALRGEDLTIFGDGSQTRSFCFVDDLIEGIYRLLLSGHTDPVNIGNPNEITILDFAKEILALTGSDQKLIFKDLPVNDPKQRQPDITKAREVLNWEPKVSRSEGLKVTYDYFRSLPEDEWYKKEHYNFDEYIKR; from the coding sequence ATGGAAAGAGTTCTCATTACCGGAGCAGCCGGATTTTTAGGATCCCACTTGTGTGATCGCTTCATCAAAGAAGGGTACCATGTAATTGGGATGGATAACCTTATTACGGGTGACAAGAGCAACATCGAGCACCTGTTTCCACTCAAAAACTTTGAGTTCTATCACCACGATGTATCCAAGTATGTCCATATTCCGGGTGACTTGAAATACATCCTGCATTTCGCTTCTCCGGCCAGTCCTATTGACTACTTAAAGATCCCTATCCAAACCCTTAAGGTGGGCTCCTTAGGAACGCACAATTTATTGGGATTGGCGAAAGCTAAAAAAGCGACCATTTTGGTGGCTTCTACTTCTGAAATTTATGGCGACCCTACCGTTCACCCTCAAACCGAATCGTATTGGGGAAATGTGAATCCAGTAGGCCCAAGAGGGGTATATGACGAAGCCAAGCGTTTTCAGGAAGCCATGACCATGGCCTACCATACCTTCCACGGTGTGGATACCCGTATTGTTCGAATCTTCAACACCTATGGACCTCGGATGAGGTTGAACGATGGAAGAGTATTACCTGCCTTTATTGGTCAAGCTCTTCGTGGAGAAGATCTAACCATTTTTGGAGATGGATCTCAAACTCGTTCTTTCTGTTTTGTAGACGATTTGATCGAAGGGATTTACCGATTGCTCCTATCCGGACACACGGATCCGGTGAACATCGGGAATCCAAATGAGATTACCATTCTCGACTTTGCGAAAGAGATTTTGGCCCTAACCGGTTCAGATCAGAAATTAATCTTCAAAGATCTTCCGGTAAACGATCCTAAACAGCGTCAGCCTGATATTACCAAGGCCCGTGAAGTATTGAATTGGGAGCCAAAAGTTTCTCGTTCTGAAGGATTGAAAGTGACCTACGATTATTTCCGATCTCTTCCAGAAGATGAGTGGTATAAAAAAGAGCATTACAATTTCGATGAGTACATCAAACGATAA
- a CDS encoding 3-deoxy-D-manno-octulosonic acid transferase: protein MEFLYSILVGSYGLFIRIASLFVPKARAWVEGRRNWRTVIGKEQNAFEDKPIWVHVSSVGEFEQGKPVIESLKERYPGKRIVLTFFSPSGYQLLSNYDQADQIYYLPLDGRRSAADFLDRVKPCLAIFVKYEFWYFYFKTLHQRSIPFVLISATLRPDQLFFKWYGSGYRRVLHFPNHYFVQDEQTQKLLLQIGKQEVTVCGDTRIDRVAEVTQENEPLPLIEKFKGEQPLLVVGSSWAKENELMVNWYKRQPDRNLKCIIAPHEINSSKIEELRKKLPIPSIRFTEIDEKRGEWQDAPILILDCIGILKRVYRYADFSVIGGGFIDGIHNILEPAAFGVPMMFGPNYHKFVEAVELIDRDGAFSFNQESEFINAMDAWSESAEIRSEKGKICLDFIRENQGATAKIIEVIGQKWNELD from the coding sequence GTGGAATTTCTCTATTCGATTTTAGTCGGCTCTTATGGGCTGTTTATCCGGATAGCCTCGCTGTTTGTTCCCAAAGCTCGTGCATGGGTAGAGGGGAGGCGAAATTGGCGTACGGTTATTGGAAAGGAACAAAATGCATTTGAAGATAAGCCCATTTGGGTGCATGTTTCTTCCGTTGGAGAATTTGAGCAAGGAAAACCCGTTATTGAAAGCTTGAAGGAGCGCTATCCGGGAAAGAGAATTGTATTGACCTTTTTCTCTCCATCGGGTTATCAATTGTTATCCAATTACGATCAAGCTGATCAGATTTATTATTTGCCTCTTGATGGAAGGCGATCTGCAGCCGATTTTTTGGATCGGGTGAAGCCCTGTTTAGCCATTTTCGTTAAATATGAGTTTTGGTACTTCTATTTTAAAACGCTCCACCAACGCAGTATTCCATTCGTACTTATTTCAGCAACCTTACGACCCGATCAGCTCTTTTTTAAATGGTATGGCTCGGGCTACCGCAGAGTGCTACATTTTCCAAATCATTACTTCGTTCAGGACGAGCAGACCCAGAAGCTTTTGCTCCAAATTGGAAAGCAAGAAGTGACCGTGTGCGGGGATACCCGAATCGATAGGGTGGCGGAGGTTACGCAAGAAAATGAACCCCTTCCTCTGATTGAGAAATTTAAGGGAGAGCAGCCACTTTTGGTAGTTGGGAGCAGCTGGGCTAAGGAGAATGAACTGATGGTCAATTGGTACAAAAGACAGCCTGATCGGAATTTGAAATGCATCATTGCGCCCCATGAAATCAATTCTTCCAAAATTGAAGAATTAAGAAAGAAGCTACCCATTCCATCCATTCGATTTACAGAAATTGATGAAAAGAGAGGAGAATGGCAGGATGCACCGATTCTAATTTTAGATTGCATTGGCATTTTAAAAAGGGTTTATCGTTACGCCGATTTCTCCGTGATTGGTGGCGGATTTATTGACGGGATTCACAATATATTAGAACCAGCTGCTTTTGGCGTTCCCATGATGTTTGGCCCCAATTACCATAAATTCGTAGAAGCTGTAGAGCTTATTGATAGGGATGGTGCCTTTTCCTTTAATCAGGAATCAGAATTTATAAACGCGATGGATGCCTGGTCAGAATCGGCAGAAATCAGATCTGAAAAAGGAAAGATATGCCTTGACTTTATTCGCGAAAATCAGGGAGCTACAGCTAAGATTATTGAAGTAATAGGCCAAAAGTGGAATGAGCTGGACTAG
- a CDS encoding HAMP domain-containing histidine kinase, which produces MSNQAIRGRIWLAIVALVGIIFLQGVWLKRAWEIHQRQLDHRLHSAMVGTAHQLEKEHFRLFMSEGRWDAMIPEVENRVQAFAGSSSGSGKMEIHNNIVIENLDDDGNEIRIEVIEDSDGGDDYIEKQVVISRDGTEQMRRSMRTRPRRQRMKFSQSGKRVKSFGRWMAYAEELAEEYLVTDSLLIANIQTIDVDSLLKREMRRERIKSPFAYAIVFAGDDSNHVVSQSYNYTTSFNNEADRVAILGHRKAEAPLELLVYLQQPSMNWPAGLVMMTLLSFLFTSAIIYAFWYTVRSLYNQKRLSDIKTDFINNMTHEFKTPISTISLAVDSIRHPKVKQDADLIDHYADVIKEENSRMNDQVERVLHLALLNKGRVPLKLEATDMHELIRHAAKAFDLLLEKKGGELVLNLQANPHHLIVDNEQVRHVLSNLLDNAIKYSPQNPRISVTTEVRGNNFQIAVSDQGMGMDRETLRRVFSRFYRAQSGNIQNVKGFGLGLSYVKSIVDLHQGSVRAESELGKGSTFYIEFPLNG; this is translated from the coding sequence ATGAGTAATCAGGCGATTCGAGGAAGAATATGGTTGGCCATTGTGGCTCTGGTGGGAATAATATTCCTGCAGGGAGTTTGGCTAAAACGAGCCTGGGAAATTCATCAGCGACAGTTGGATCATCGCTTGCACTCTGCTATGGTTGGTACAGCGCACCAATTAGAGAAGGAGCACTTTAGGTTATTTATGTCCGAAGGTCGGTGGGATGCCATGATTCCGGAAGTAGAAAATCGGGTGCAGGCCTTTGCAGGATCGTCAAGCGGGTCTGGGAAAATGGAAATTCACAACAACATTGTGATCGAAAACCTGGATGATGATGGTAACGAAATCCGAATTGAGGTGATCGAAGACTCCGACGGAGGTGACGACTACATCGAAAAGCAAGTAGTTATTTCCCGGGATGGTACGGAGCAAATGAGAAGGTCGATGAGAACGCGACCCAGGAGACAACGAATGAAGTTCAGCCAAAGTGGAAAAAGGGTTAAATCCTTTGGTCGCTGGATGGCTTATGCGGAGGAACTTGCCGAAGAATATCTGGTAACCGACAGCCTGTTAATTGCCAATATTCAAACCATCGACGTAGATTCTTTACTTAAACGCGAAATGCGCCGGGAGCGGATCAAATCTCCCTTTGCCTATGCAATCGTTTTCGCTGGAGATGATTCCAATCACGTGGTAAGTCAATCGTACAATTACACTACCTCGTTTAATAACGAGGCAGATCGTGTAGCCATTCTTGGTCATCGCAAGGCAGAAGCTCCCTTGGAATTGTTGGTTTATCTACAGCAACCCTCTATGAATTGGCCGGCTGGATTGGTTATGATGACCTTGCTTTCCTTCCTGTTTACCTCTGCCATCATTTATGCCTTTTGGTACACCGTGCGATCCTTGTACAACCAAAAGCGTTTGTCCGACATCAAAACCGACTTTATCAATAACATGACCCACGAGTTTAAAACCCCTATTTCCACGATCTCCCTGGCTGTGGATTCCATTCGTCACCCCAAGGTGAAACAGGATGCTGATTTGATCGATCATTATGCCGATGTGATCAAAGAGGAGAATAGTCGTATGAATGATCAGGTAGAGCGGGTTTTGCATTTAGCGTTGCTAAACAAGGGGCGAGTTCCTCTAAAGCTCGAAGCCACCGATATGCACGAATTGATTCGCCATGCGGCCAAGGCTTTTGATCTGCTTTTGGAGAAAAAAGGTGGGGAGCTTGTTTTGAATTTACAGGCAAATCCGCACCATCTTATAGTAGACAATGAGCAGGTGAGGCATGTGTTGAGTAATCTTTTGGATAATGCGATTAAGTATAGTCCTCAAAATCCTCGGATTAGCGTGACCACTGAAGTTCGGGGAAACAATTTTCAAATAGCTGTATCAGACCAAGGAATGGGGATGGATCGTGAAACCTTGCGGAGAGTTTTTTCCCGATTCTACCGCGCTCAATCAGGAAACATTCAAAACGTTAAGGGATTTGGTTTGGGCTTAAGTTATGTAAAGAGCATTGTTGATCTTCATCAGGGGAGCGTTAGGGCGGAAAGTGAATTGGGAAAAGGAAGTACATTTTATATTGAATTTCCATTGAATGGCTGA
- the tig gene encoding trigger factor, with amino-acid sequence MDIRKENIDDLNAVISIKIEPVDYQDRVNSILKNYRKQANIPGFRKGAVPFGMIKKMHGKAVLAEEINKILVDNLYQYIDAEKLQVLGNPIPNKEEKPLEDLEDGESFEFKYDVGLSPEFDVKLSDKVKMDYFKITIDDELLDKYVNDLARRYGSMKEVEVAGEEDMINGSLDELDENGEKVEGGIHHHTSIAINYLENDKSKKALVGKKIGESIEMDPRDFSKGEADLAAMLNVDRDKLDQVGNRFRFTVKKIHELTPTSVDQEFFDKLFGPGAVSNEEEFRAKLSEDLAQTLENDSDKLLIKQLQDKLKDKLKLTLPDEFLKRWLILTNEEVTEENIDSDYDNFSEGMKWQLIENQIVRESELKVEYAEALERTKSLFQAQMAQYGSEVGDEELENAAKNYLEKNEESRRIYEQLMFEKLLKLYKETLNLKTKEVSFDDFVKLATGNAPKKGILDSLSNLVKM; translated from the coding sequence ATGGATATCAGAAAAGAGAATATTGATGATCTGAACGCCGTAATCAGCATTAAAATTGAACCCGTTGACTACCAAGACCGGGTAAATTCAATTTTGAAGAACTACCGTAAGCAGGCGAACATTCCTGGTTTTAGAAAAGGAGCTGTTCCCTTCGGAATGATCAAAAAGATGCACGGTAAGGCCGTTTTGGCTGAAGAGATTAATAAGATTCTGGTTGATAACCTTTACCAATATATCGATGCTGAAAAGCTACAGGTATTGGGTAACCCCATTCCTAACAAAGAAGAGAAGCCTTTGGAAGATCTTGAAGATGGCGAATCTTTCGAGTTTAAGTACGACGTAGGATTGTCTCCTGAGTTTGACGTTAAGTTGAGCGATAAGGTGAAAATGGACTACTTCAAAATCACCATCGACGATGAGCTTTTGGACAAGTATGTAAATGACTTGGCCCGTCGCTACGGAAGCATGAAAGAAGTTGAGGTAGCTGGCGAAGAAGACATGATCAACGGATCTTTGGATGAGTTGGATGAAAACGGTGAAAAAGTAGAAGGTGGAATTCACCACCACACCAGCATCGCCATCAATTACCTGGAAAACGACAAGTCTAAAAAGGCTTTGGTTGGAAAGAAGATAGGTGAGTCTATCGAAATGGATCCTCGCGACTTCTCTAAAGGAGAGGCTGATTTGGCTGCTATGTTGAATGTAGACAGAGACAAATTGGATCAAGTAGGTAACCGTTTCCGCTTTACCGTTAAAAAGATTCACGAATTGACTCCTACTTCAGTAGATCAGGAGTTTTTCGATAAGCTTTTCGGTCCTGGTGCAGTGAGCAATGAAGAAGAATTTAGAGCGAAATTGAGCGAAGATTTAGCTCAGACTTTGGAAAATGATTCTGACAAATTGTTGATTAAGCAACTTCAGGATAAGCTGAAAGATAAATTGAAATTGACTCTTCCTGATGAGTTCTTGAAGCGTTGGTTGATTTTGACCAATGAAGAGGTTACAGAAGAGAATATTGATAGCGATTACGACAATTTCTCCGAAGGGATGAAATGGCAGTTGATCGAGAACCAAATTGTTCGTGAAAGCGAATTGAAAGTGGAATATGCCGAAGCTTTGGAAAGAACAAAATCTTTGTTCCAGGCTCAAATGGCTCAGTACGGATCTGAAGTAGGTGATGAGGAGTTGGAAAACGCTGCAAAGAACTACTTGGAGAAGAACGAAGAGTCTCGTCGTATCTACGAACAGCTCATGTTTGAGAAACTGTTAAAACTTTACAAAGAAACCCTCAATCTAAAAACGAAAGAGGTAAGTTTTGACGATTTCGTTAAATTAGCCACAGGCAATGCGCCCAAAAAAGGAATTTTGGACAGCTTGTCAAATCTGGTTAAAATGTAA
- the clpP gene encoding ATP-dependent Clp endopeptidase proteolytic subunit ClpP: MDGKEFLKYAVKDRGISSLVMDQYVSSISPMASMTPYILEERQLNVQAMDVFSRLMMDRIIFLGTAIDDQVANIVQAQLLFLASADATKDIQIYLNTPGGSVYAGLGIYDTMQYVSPDVATICTGMAASMGSVLLCAGEKGKRSALPHSRVMIHQPMGGAQGQASDIEITAKQIQLLKKELYEIIAEHSGQSYDKIWEDGDRDHWMIAEEAKAYGMVDEVLVRNKK, translated from the coding sequence ATGGACGGAAAAGAATTTCTTAAATATGCTGTAAAAGACCGAGGCATTAGCAGCCTGGTAATGGATCAATATGTTTCCAGTATCAGCCCTATGGCCTCGATGACTCCTTATATCCTGGAAGAGCGTCAGTTGAACGTTCAAGCCATGGATGTATTCTCCCGATTGATGATGGATCGCATCATCTTTTTAGGTACCGCAATCGACGACCAAGTAGCTAACATCGTTCAGGCTCAGCTTTTGTTTTTGGCATCGGCTGACGCTACCAAGGATATTCAGATTTATTTGAATACTCCAGGTGGATCGGTTTATGCTGGATTGGGCATTTACGATACCATGCAATATGTATCACCTGATGTAGCTACCATTTGTACGGGTATGGCTGCCTCTATGGGATCGGTACTGTTGTGTGCAGGAGAAAAAGGAAAAAGGTCCGCTTTACCTCATTCGCGGGTAATGATTCACCAGCCAATGGGTGGTGCTCAAGGACAGGCAAGTGACATCGAAATCACAGCCAAACAAATTCAATTACTGAAAAAAGAACTGTACGAAATTATCGCTGAACACTCAGGTCAGTCTTACGACAAGATTTGGGAAGACGGTGATCGCGACCACTGGATGATTGCCGAAGAAGCTAAGGCTTACGGTATGGTGGACGAAGTGCTCGTACGCAACAAGAAATAA
- a CDS encoding DegT/DnrJ/EryC1/StrS family aminotransferase yields MKKLQLVDLKTQYEKIQDEIEESVINVLRSTAYINGPEVKEFQKELEAYLDVKHVIPCANGTDALQIALMALGLKPGDEVITPSFTYIATAEVIGLLNLTPVFVDVDENHFTLDMESLKQAITPKTKAIIPVHLYGHCANMEEIMTIANEHNIPVVEDTAQAIGSDYIYQDGSRRKVGTIGTVGCTSFFPSKNLGCYGDGGAIMTQDDDLAQKLRMVSNHGQSKKYYHDIIGVNSRLDSIQAAILRIKLRHLDEYVDARQKAASWYSEKFAPYAQISTPITESWSTHGFHQYTIKLNGVDRDAMLEHLQAQGIPANIYYPLPIHQQGAFKGKHELTVSLEVTDKLTECVLSLPIHTELDEEQLNYITNGVIEFIEKH; encoded by the coding sequence ATGAAAAAACTACAACTGGTTGACCTGAAAACCCAGTACGAAAAGATTCAGGATGAGATAGAAGAATCGGTTATAAATGTCTTGCGATCAACCGCTTACATTAACGGCCCAGAAGTAAAAGAATTTCAGAAAGAACTTGAAGCCTACCTGGATGTAAAACACGTTATCCCCTGTGCAAATGGAACGGACGCCCTGCAAATTGCTCTAATGGCGCTCGGATTAAAGCCCGGAGATGAGGTAATTACTCCAAGTTTTACCTATATCGCTACTGCTGAAGTTATCGGTCTTTTGAACCTGACTCCGGTATTTGTGGATGTAGATGAGAACCACTTCACGTTGGATATGGAATCCTTGAAGCAGGCCATTACACCAAAAACCAAAGCCATTATCCCTGTGCACCTTTACGGACACTGTGCGAATATGGAAGAGATTATGACCATTGCCAATGAGCACAACATTCCCGTTGTGGAAGACACGGCTCAGGCAATTGGTAGCGACTACATTTACCAAGATGGTTCTCGCCGTAAAGTAGGTACCATTGGAACGGTAGGATGTACGTCCTTTTTCCCATCAAAAAACCTGGGATGCTACGGTGATGGCGGTGCTATCATGACTCAGGATGATGATTTAGCTCAAAAATTGCGCATGGTTTCAAACCATGGCCAGTCAAAAAAATATTACCACGACATCATTGGTGTCAATTCCCGTTTGGATAGTATTCAAGCGGCCATTTTGAGAATCAAACTCAGACACCTCGATGAATACGTTGATGCCCGGCAAAAGGCAGCTTCCTGGTATTCTGAAAAATTTGCTCCTTATGCTCAAATCTCCACTCCTATTACAGAGTCCTGGAGTACGCATGGATTTCACCAATACACCATCAAATTGAATGGTGTGGACCGTGATGCTATGCTCGAGCATTTACAAGCTCAAGGAATTCCGGCCAACATCTATTACCCGCTGCCCATTCACCAACAGGGTGCCTTCAAAGGAAAGCATGAACTAACCGTTAGTCTTGAAGTAACCGACAAGCTAACCGAATGTGTGCTGTCTTTACCGATTCACACCGAATTGGATGAGGAACAACTCAACTACATCACCAATGGTGTTATTGAATTTATAGAAAAGCACTAA